Part of the Sorghum bicolor cultivar BTx623 chromosome 1, Sorghum_bicolor_NCBIv3, whole genome shotgun sequence genome, CCGTCTGGCAACAGCATAGATATTGGACAGGCCAATGTACCTGCCATCATGGTCTGGCTGCAACTGGACAAGCTGCCTACCAACTACCTCCCCCAGCTCCACCCATCCATGCAAATGACAGGCATTCAAGAAAGCACCAAGCACAGAAACACTGGGCTTCATCGGCATACTTTTAACAACACCGTACACTTCCTCCAAGCGCCCTGCTCGGCCAAGCACATCTACCAGGCAAGCGTAATGCTCAACATGTGGTCTGAGCCCTTGCGCTTCAAGCGAGCGGAAGAACTTCCAAGCCTCATCCACTAGACCGCCATGGACACAAGCACTCAACAGACAAAGGTACGTGATCTCATCCGGTGCAACCCCAGCACACTGCATCTCCTGGAATATCTCCACAGATTCAGTGGCCATGCCATGCACCGCAAGGCCACCAATCACAGCATTCCATATCAGAACATCGGTGCTCTCCACCGGCACAGCCCAGAACATCTCTAGTGCCTCATGGATGGCCCCGCACTTGGCATACATGTCAACGAGCGAGGTCGCAAGCTTGAGGTTCAATGGGAAGCCGCGCTCCCTCAGGCACCGGTGCACCCACCTCCCACGCTCAAGGTCCCCAAGGTTCGCACAGGCTCCAAGCACGCTCACCATCGTGACGTCATTCGCCCTTGCCCCACCCCCACCATCCTCCACTGACCTGGCGGCAGCGTTCTCCATCATCTCGAACAGCGCGAGCGCCTCACGGTGCTCTCCACACTTGACACACCCGTCGATCATGGCACTCCAGGACACCACGTCCCGCTGGGGCATCCGAGCGAACACCTGCCGCGCGGCGGGAAGGTCCCGGCACTTGGCGTAGCCATCGAGGAGAGCGTTCCAGGAGACGAGGTTGGGGCGCGGGATTTCGTCGAACACCCGGTGGGCGTGGTCCGGCATGGCGCAGGCCGCGTACATGTGGACGAGGGAGTTGGCGACGTGGAGGTCGGCGGGGAGGAGCCCAAGCCGGAGCGGGTGCGCGTGGAGCGCGGCCGCGAGGGAGGCGGAGGACAATCGCGCGGCGGCGCGGGCAAGGAATGGGAAGGTGAAGTGGGACGGGCGGAGGGAGGAGCGGAGGAGGTGGATGAAGagggagaaggagagggagggggaCGGCGAGGATGAGGCGGACCGGATGAGGGGGTCGAGGAGCTGGGTGGTGAGCGTTTTGCCGCGGAGGTCGCGGAGAAggtgcggcagcggcggcgggtaGGGAGGCGGAGGCATGAGCATCAGTGATGAGGCCGTCAGCGACCGTCACGGGATGGGCGGCAACGGACCAACACGCCTTCTAATCAAATCAAATCCAAACGGAGAGCACCAGCCTTGCCGGGTTGCCTGctccaaaacagctcatacCCCGAAACCGccgcctcgccgtcgccggtcATCGCCGCCCATAGCATCCCGCCTTAGATGGCCATGCTCGCCGGGGCCGCATCCCTCATGGCCTCGGCCTCCGAGGTGGCCGAAGCGGGCGGCGACCCGGCCGTTCTCCACGCGGTCCTGGTCAAGACCGCCTCGTCTTCCCGCGCCGCCTACAACCTCCTCCTCTCCCGCTACCCTCCGTCGCTCTCGCTGCCCTTGCTCTCCCGCCTCCCGTTCCGCCCCACCGCCGCCTCGCTCACCTCCTCGCTCTCCTCCCTCTCCGCGTCCTCCCCGGCCTCCGCGCTCCCGCTCCTACGCCGCGTCCTCGGCATGTCCTCGGCCCTCCTCGCCGACGGCCCGCTCTCCTCACTCCTCCGCTCCATGACGCCGTCCCTCGCACCGCTCGTGCACGCCCTCGCCTTCAAGCTCGCCCTCTCCTCGTCTCCTTATTCCGCCTCGTGCCTTATTACCCTATACTCCCGAGCCCGCTCCCCCGCGTCCGCCCGCCACCTGTTCGATGAAATCCCCGTTGCAAATCGGGACCCCGTCTGCTACTCTTCCACGATTGTTGGGCTCGCACAGAACGGGCAGTACGAAGAATCTCTTTCTGTGTTCGCTGGTATGCGCGCAAATGCTGTTGATTCTACCATGTATGCACTGTCCGGTGCTCTCCGTGCCGCTGCAGGGCTTGCTGTGCTGGAGCAGACTTGCGGGATTCATGCGCATGCGCTGGTGGTTGGGCTTGATGGAAATGTGGCTGTTGGGACCGCGCTGGTGGATGCTTATGGTAAGGCTGGAGTTGTGGGTGATGCAGCGAAGGTTTTTGAGGGGTTGGGCGGTGATCGGAACCTAATCACATGGAATGCGGTGCTGTCTGCTCACGCTCAGCAGGGAGATGTGCAAGCCGTCATTGGGCTGTTTAACCAGATGATGGAGCTGGGTTTTGCTCCTGATGGGCTAACATTCCTTGCTGTTCTCACGGCTTGTAGTAATGCCGGAGCAGCCACTGAAgctgagttttggttggaagcAATGCAGTCGAAGTACAGTGTGAAGCCTGGCCTTGAGCATTATACTTGCGTGGTGGGTGCAATGGCACGGGTGGGGCGTCTAGTGGATGCAGAGAGTGTTGCTTGTACAATGCCATGCAAGCCAGATGCAGCAGTGTGGCGGACACTTCTGATGGGCTGTGTGGTTCACCGCAAGGTTGACATGGCAGAATCTATGGGACAGAGGCTTCTGGAGATTAATCCCAAGGATGACTCAACTTATGTCATGCTTGCCAACGTGTACTCAGCAGCTGGGAAAAAGAATGAGGAGGCTGAGGCATGGACTGCAATGAGGGACCGTGGAGTCAGGAAGGAAGGTGGCCGGAGTTGGATTGAGGTCAGAGGGCGGGTACATGTGTTTGTTGCAAATGAAAGAAGGCATGAACAGCTGCTAGAGATATATGACAAGCTGAATGAATTGGTTCAAAAGGTAGAGAAGTTAGGGTACAAGGAGGCAGATGAGGGTTTCTGGCATCATAGTGAAAGATTGGCCCTTGCATATGGGTTGATCAGTGGTGCTGCACCATCAGGAAAGGTGTTGAGAATAGTTAAGAACTTGAGAATATGTGCTCATTGTCATGAATTCTTCAAGTATGCTAGCATGGTGATCGACAGAGTAATTGTAGTACGGGATGTTAATAG contains:
- the LOC8085510 gene encoding pentatricopeptide repeat-containing protein At5g08305, whose protein sequence is MLMPPPPYPPPLPHLLRDLRGKTLTTQLLDPLIRSASSSPSPSLSFSLFIHLLRSSLRPSHFTFPFLARAAARLSSASLAAALHAHPLRLGLLPADLHVANSLVHMYAACAMPDHAHRVFDEIPRPNLVSWNALLDGYAKCRDLPAARQVFARMPQRDVVSWSAMIDGCVKCGEHREALALFEMMENAAARSVEDGGGGARANDVTMVSVLGACANLGDLERGRWVHRCLRERGFPLNLKLATSLVDMYAKCGAIHEALEMFWAVPVESTDVLIWNAVIGGLAVHGMATESVEIFQEMQCAGVAPDEITYLCLLSACVHGGLVDEAWKFFRSLEAQGLRPHVEHYACLVDVLGRAGRLEEVYGVVKSMPMKPSVSVLGAFLNACHLHGWVELGEVVGRQLVQLQPDHDGRYIGLSNIYAVARRWQEAKKARKVMEDRGVKKVPGFSEIHVGGGLSRFTAQDKTHPGSVEIYDLLNLIAMEMKMNDDATIPDYLCAHC
- the LOC8080591 gene encoding pentatricopeptide repeat-containing protein At2g03880, mitochondrial, encoding MAMLAGAASLMASASEVAEAGGDPAVLHAVLVKTASSSRAAYNLLLSRYPPSLSLPLLSRLPFRPTAASLTSSLSSLSASSPASALPLLRRVLGMSSALLADGPLSSLLRSMTPSLAPLVHALAFKLALSSSPYSASCLITLYSRARSPASARHLFDEIPVANRDPVCYSSTIVGLAQNGQYEESLSVFAGMRANAVDSTMYALSGALRAAAGLAVLEQTCGIHAHALVVGLDGNVAVGTALVDAYGKAGVVGDAAKVFEGLGGDRNLITWNAVLSAHAQQGDVQAVIGLFNQMMELGFAPDGLTFLAVLTACSNAGAATEAEFWLEAMQSKYSVKPGLEHYTCVVGAMARVGRLVDAESVACTMPCKPDAAVWRTLLMGCVVHRKVDMAESMGQRLLEINPKDDSTYVMLANVYSAAGKKNEEAEAWTAMRDRGVRKEGGRSWIEVRGRVHVFVANERRHEQLLEIYDKLNELVQKVEKLGYKEADEGFWHHSERLALAYGLISGAAPSGKVLRIVKNLRICAHCHEFFKYASMVIDRVIVVRDVNRYHTIKKGDCSCRDYW